One Mycolicibacterium fortuitum subsp. fortuitum genomic window carries:
- a CDS encoding phage major capsid protein, whose amino-acid sequence MAFTHTTGSSAKAWAPDLYTFAPETVLEQALIFAITNVAGRIEGDAPSMRVAYADDADAGFVDEGAEIPESEPDLAEALVYTKKFAQLIRITREQYSQAGTDDHLAQSVARAMITKADNALIAQTAPVGPAVAPVAGLVNTAGLVTKTVGTNLDELIDLESTVRANRAMPGGWVLAPTTWAALRKMKIGTDYNSNLLGAGTDNAEPRLLSLPVLVNPEVPAYSGLLIDRSAIVSAVSDLTIATDPSAYFSSDSIAVRATMRTGHAVVRPDRIGLFYIDGDVTHTVTLGSPSAGTFTLTFRGQTTSTIAYNASAATVKAALVALDDGYDAADWTVTGSAGGPYTVVAPGGGALTGSGSGLTGGSLTVT is encoded by the coding sequence ATGGCATTCACACACACCACCGGATCCAGCGCCAAAGCATGGGCGCCCGACCTCTACACGTTCGCGCCCGAAACCGTCCTCGAGCAAGCCCTCATCTTCGCCATCACCAACGTGGCCGGCCGAATCGAAGGCGACGCCCCCAGCATGCGAGTCGCCTACGCAGACGACGCCGACGCCGGATTCGTCGACGAAGGTGCCGAGATCCCCGAGAGCGAACCGGATCTGGCCGAAGCCTTGGTCTACACCAAGAAGTTCGCCCAACTGATCCGCATCACCCGCGAGCAATACTCGCAGGCCGGCACCGATGACCACCTCGCCCAGTCCGTGGCCCGAGCCATGATCACCAAGGCCGACAACGCGCTCATCGCCCAGACCGCCCCCGTCGGTCCCGCCGTCGCACCCGTCGCTGGGCTCGTCAACACCGCCGGCCTGGTCACCAAGACCGTCGGAACCAACCTCGACGAACTGATCGACCTCGAATCCACCGTGCGCGCCAACCGCGCCATGCCAGGCGGATGGGTACTCGCCCCCACCACCTGGGCCGCACTGCGCAAGATGAAGATCGGCACCGACTACAACAGCAACCTGCTCGGCGCCGGCACCGACAACGCCGAACCCCGACTGCTATCCCTGCCCGTCCTCGTCAACCCCGAGGTACCCGCCTACTCCGGGCTGCTCATCGACCGCAGCGCCATCGTCTCGGCAGTCAGCGACCTCACCATCGCCACCGATCCCTCGGCGTACTTCTCCTCCGACAGCATCGCGGTTCGCGCCACCATGCGCACCGGGCACGCCGTCGTCCGCCCTGACCGCATCGGCCTGTTCTACATCGACGGCGATGTCACCCACACAGTCACACTCGGCTCACCCAGTGCTGGCACCTTCACCCTGACCTTCCGAGGCCAGACCACCAGCACCATCGCCTACAACGCCAGCGCGGCCACCGTGAAGGCTGCACTGGTCGCCCTCGATGACGGCTACGACGCCGCCGACTGGACCGTCACCGGATCGGCCGGCGGTCCCTACACCGTCGTTGCACCCGGTGGTGGAGCACTCACCGGCAGCGGCAGCGGCCTCACCGGAGGCAGCCTCACCGTCACCTAG
- a CDS encoding DUF2742 domain-containing protein: MTASDWNVESRPLTGAGSPESQQVAWWPVHEFITAMVNKANAGPLPVAGTPAWCELSDSDPRKLLALARFGEHWALRTEIAQEKRAEASREIAAAGGWTALAQRLVQGAGPYIPRKAS, encoded by the coding sequence GTGACCGCCAGTGATTGGAACGTGGAGTCCCGCCCCCTCACCGGGGCGGGTTCTCCCGAATCTCAACAGGTCGCGTGGTGGCCAGTGCATGAGTTCATCACCGCCATGGTCAACAAGGCGAACGCTGGCCCGCTTCCGGTGGCCGGTACCCCCGCATGGTGCGAACTGTCCGATAGCGACCCTCGGAAGCTGCTGGCGCTTGCCCGTTTCGGAGAGCACTGGGCACTACGCACTGAGATCGCGCAGGAGAAGCGCGCAGAGGCATCCCGCGAGATCGCCGCGGCCGGCGGATGGACAGCGCTCGCCCAGCGCCTTGTCCAGGGGGCCGGCCCCTACATTCCCAGGAAGGCATCGTGA
- a CDS encoding helix-turn-helix domain-containing protein yields MDDRNPWVEALQTELGKIISEARTGQKMSAVKLSEATAQLGVPIHRIAITRIEKGEQSPTVPEMVALAVALKEDWIGWLIRATNGIDVGGVLHAYSDWRTSLTDIGEQLTTAKRNLQQVDWAIKNLRMPDRLRQQREADRQRYEETVTSLRQQYAEFVRLLDEGDYLRPEDSTHPLARAFQDEDNPSA; encoded by the coding sequence ATGGACGACAGGAATCCGTGGGTCGAGGCGCTGCAAACCGAGCTCGGCAAGATCATCTCGGAGGCGCGGACGGGTCAGAAGATGTCGGCCGTAAAGCTGTCCGAAGCCACAGCCCAGCTAGGCGTCCCCATTCATCGCATTGCCATCACTCGCATAGAAAAGGGTGAGCAGAGTCCAACAGTCCCGGAAATGGTCGCGCTAGCGGTAGCGCTTAAGGAGGACTGGATCGGATGGCTAATCAGGGCTACGAACGGCATAGACGTAGGCGGCGTTCTCCATGCCTACTCCGACTGGCGAACAAGCCTCACCGATATTGGAGAGCAACTCACCACAGCGAAACGCAACCTTCAACAGGTCGATTGGGCAATCAAGAACCTCCGAATGCCTGACCGGCTTAGGCAGCAACGCGAGGCCGACCGGCAGCGCTACGAGGAAACCGTGACATCACTGCGGCAGCAGTATGCGGAGTTCGTCCGACTGCTCGATGAGGGTGACTACCTACGCCCAGAAGATTCGACGCATCCCCTCGCGCGAGCATTTCAAGACGAGGACAACCCGAGTGCCTAG
- a CDS encoding tyrosine-type recombinase/integrase translates to MPRQRLAPGEHGKITDAKRGEIFYATTYVRLHSGKLREREASSRKSAEDARRELKRRIAAELSAGEPTGVINRRTTLSELFVAWIAAKVSEDGLKPQTAQQYRDMWRVHSNEQIGDLRIGELTTSRADAHLRALPVSAGKLTRIVLVGMYQLAARHDVIRSSPMRETKLAKAVKKPVRALTAIELEQVRQAVRVYATPTGRGGPRRGVMLTAYVELLAATGARPGEVLAIRWADVDLLGDPATVTVTGTLIDHGVIPGKPLHRQDTRKGDAPPHTVSLPAFGVQVLTELYAQTGPDGAVLTNRDGGWISASNIATSLREALAPHEHLQWVTPHSFRRSVATVVRDGLGVEAAQQQLSHAQIATTEGHYLQRVTAGPDTRAVLEKWASNEAG, encoded by the coding sequence GTGCCTAGACAACGCCTCGCCCCCGGGGAACACGGCAAGATTACCGACGCCAAGCGTGGTGAAATCTTCTACGCCACAACGTATGTGCGTCTCCACAGCGGCAAGTTGCGTGAGCGTGAAGCGTCGTCGCGCAAGTCTGCCGAGGATGCCCGGCGGGAACTGAAACGTCGTATTGCAGCCGAGCTTTCCGCCGGGGAACCGACCGGCGTCATCAATCGGCGCACAACGCTGTCTGAGCTGTTCGTGGCATGGATTGCAGCCAAGGTTTCCGAGGACGGGTTGAAGCCGCAGACCGCGCAGCAGTACCGCGATATGTGGCGGGTACACAGCAATGAGCAGATTGGCGATCTCCGCATCGGAGAGCTGACGACCAGCCGCGCCGACGCACACTTACGGGCGCTTCCGGTGTCGGCCGGCAAGCTGACCAGAATCGTGCTCGTCGGCATGTACCAGCTCGCGGCCCGACACGATGTCATCCGGTCCTCACCGATGCGTGAGACGAAGCTGGCCAAGGCGGTAAAGAAGCCGGTGCGCGCGCTGACCGCGATCGAGCTCGAACAGGTGCGGCAGGCAGTGCGGGTGTATGCGACACCGACCGGTCGGGGCGGCCCTCGGCGGGGCGTGATGCTCACGGCCTACGTCGAACTGCTCGCGGCGACCGGCGCACGGCCGGGTGAAGTGCTCGCGATTCGATGGGCAGATGTTGACCTGCTCGGCGATCCGGCCACAGTTACAGTCACCGGCACACTGATCGACCACGGCGTGATCCCCGGCAAGCCTCTGCATCGGCAGGACACGCGCAAGGGTGACGCTCCCCCGCATACGGTCAGCCTGCCCGCATTCGGAGTCCAGGTGCTCACCGAGCTGTACGCGCAGACGGGGCCGGACGGGGCGGTGCTGACCAATCGAGACGGCGGCTGGATCTCCGCATCGAACATCGCTACGTCGTTGCGGGAAGCGCTCGCGCCGCATGAGCATCTGCAGTGGGTGACACCGCACAGCTTCCGGCGGTCGGTGGCCACCGTGGTCAGGGACGGCCTGGGCGTCGAGGCGGCACAGCAGCAGTTGTCACACGCACAGATCGCGACGACCGAGGGGCACTACCTGCAGCGCGTGACGGCCGGACCGGATACCCGCGCTGTACTGGAGAAGTGGGCCAGCAACGAGGCTGGCTGA
- a CDS encoding DNA polymerase III subunit delta', with protein MSGVFSRLVGQHAVEQELVAAASAARGDSPHSGTTVGTMTHAWLITGPPGSGRSVAALCFAAALQCTSEGAPGCGECRACTTTMAGTHADVRRIVPEGLSIAVKEMREIVQIASRRPGTGRWQVVVIEDADRLTEGAANALLKVVEEPPASTVFLLCAPSVDPEDIAITLRSRCRHVALTTPSVDAIADVLISGDGLPEEDARWAASVSGGHVGRARRLATDPEARERRKRALGLARDAATPARAFAAAEEMVAVAEAEALALTAGRNETETEELKTALGAGGTGKGTAATTRGTAGALKELERRQKSRQTRASRDALDRALIDLATYFRDALLVSSGAGGVTANHPDMAEKVAAMADHVPPDRLLRCIEAVLDCREALAINVKPKFAVDAMVATVGQALRG; from the coding sequence ATGAGCGGGGTCTTTTCGCGGCTGGTGGGCCAGCATGCGGTGGAACAGGAGCTGGTGGCGGCCGCCTCGGCGGCCCGGGGTGATTCGCCACACAGTGGCACCACCGTGGGGACCATGACGCATGCCTGGCTGATCACCGGCCCGCCCGGATCAGGGCGTTCGGTGGCTGCGCTGTGCTTCGCGGCGGCCCTGCAGTGCACGTCAGAGGGGGCTCCGGGGTGCGGTGAATGCCGGGCCTGCACGACGACGATGGCCGGAACCCACGCCGATGTCCGGCGCATCGTGCCCGAAGGGCTGTCGATCGCGGTCAAGGAGATGCGCGAGATCGTCCAGATCGCGTCGCGTCGGCCCGGCACCGGCCGCTGGCAAGTTGTGGTGATCGAAGACGCCGACCGGCTCACCGAGGGCGCGGCCAATGCCCTGCTCAAGGTGGTGGAGGAGCCGCCGGCATCGACGGTGTTCCTGCTCTGCGCGCCGTCGGTGGACCCAGAGGACATCGCGATCACGCTGCGTTCCCGGTGCCGCCACGTGGCGCTGACCACGCCGTCGGTGGATGCCATCGCCGACGTGCTGATCTCCGGGGACGGGCTGCCCGAGGAGGATGCGCGCTGGGCGGCCTCGGTCAGCGGCGGCCATGTCGGAAGGGCCCGCCGGCTGGCCACCGACCCGGAGGCCAGGGAGCGCCGCAAGCGGGCGCTCGGACTGGCCCGGGACGCCGCGACGCCGGCAAGGGCGTTCGCGGCCGCCGAGGAGATGGTGGCGGTCGCCGAAGCCGAGGCGCTGGCCTTGACCGCCGGGCGCAACGAGACCGAGACCGAGGAGCTCAAGACGGCCCTCGGGGCCGGTGGGACCGGAAAAGGCACGGCGGCCACCACCCGAGGCACCGCCGGTGCGCTCAAAGAGCTGGAACGGCGGCAGAAGTCTCGGCAGACCCGCGCCTCACGCGATGCACTGGACCGGGCCCTGATCGACCTGGCCACCTACTTCCGGGATGCGCTGCTGGTGTCCTCGGGCGCCGGCGGTGTGACCGCAAACCACCCGGACATGGCCGAGAAAGTGGCGGCCATGGCGGACCACGTGCCGCCCGACCGGCTGCTGCGCTGCATCGAGGCGGTACTGGACTGCCGCGAAGCGCTCGCCATCAACGTCAAACCGAAGTTCGCCGTCGACGCCATGGTGGCCACCGTCGGGCAGGCGCTGCGAGGGTGA
- a CDS encoding adenylate/guanylate cyclase domain-containing protein, which produces MTTEPIPIARIGAFARWVARTPWPVFTLGMLQADIIGALFVLGFLRFGLPPEDRIQLQDLPVLNLAIFLGYLFVSFTVGAYLALRLLIPVIRWQRRDTLLSKSDPRITELARVRALKMPFYRTLISVTNWFLGSIVFIVASWPVASKSAPVVLVATALGATATAIIGYLQSERVLRPVAVAALRGGVPENFRAPGVILRQVLTWVLSTGVPVLAIVLALVASKFSILTASADRLTTPLLLLAVAALVIGLSGTVLVAMSIADPLRQLRWALGEVQRGNYNAHMQIYDASELGLLQAGFNDMVRELAERQRLRDLFGRYVGEDVARRALERGTELGGQERDVAVLFVDLVGSTHLASTIPAGDVVNLLNEFFRVIVDTVNRHGGFVNKFQGDAALAIFGAPIEHPDASGGALAASRELHDELLSVLGTDIEFGIGVSAGRAIAGHIGAQARFEYTVIGDPVNEAARLTELAKLEEGHVLASAIAVSGALDAEALSWDVGEIVELRGRTVPTQLARPMNLVLPRDLERDAAESDLTDDDVRSST; this is translated from the coding sequence GTGACCACGGAGCCCATCCCCATCGCGCGAATCGGTGCATTCGCGCGCTGGGTCGCGCGTACCCCGTGGCCGGTGTTCACGCTGGGCATGTTGCAGGCCGACATCATCGGTGCGCTGTTCGTGCTGGGCTTCCTGCGCTTCGGGCTTCCGCCCGAGGACCGGATCCAACTCCAGGACCTGCCGGTGCTCAACCTGGCGATCTTCCTGGGCTACCTGTTCGTGTCGTTCACCGTCGGCGCCTACCTGGCGTTGCGGCTGCTGATCCCCGTGATCCGCTGGCAGCGCCGCGACACCCTGCTGTCCAAGTCCGACCCACGGATCACCGAGTTGGCCCGTGTACGGGCCTTGAAGATGCCGTTCTACCGCACCCTGATCAGCGTCACCAACTGGTTCCTGGGTTCGATCGTGTTCATCGTGGCCAGCTGGCCGGTGGCCAGTAAGTCCGCGCCGGTCGTTCTGGTGGCCACGGCGCTGGGGGCCACCGCCACGGCGATCATCGGTTATCTGCAATCCGAAAGGGTGCTGCGTCCGGTCGCGGTGGCCGCGCTGCGCGGCGGTGTTCCGGAGAACTTCCGCGCTCCCGGGGTGATCCTGCGCCAGGTGCTGACCTGGGTGCTTTCGACGGGCGTGCCCGTCCTGGCCATCGTGCTGGCCCTGGTGGCAAGCAAGTTCTCGATCCTGACCGCGTCGGCCGATCGGCTGACCACGCCGCTGCTGCTGTTGGCGGTCGCCGCACTGGTGATCGGGTTGTCCGGCACGGTGCTGGTGGCGATGTCGATCGCTGATCCGCTGCGCCAGTTGCGCTGGGCACTCGGCGAGGTGCAGCGGGGTAACTACAACGCGCACATGCAGATCTACGACGCCAGCGAGCTCGGCCTGCTGCAGGCCGGCTTCAACGACATGGTGCGCGAGCTGGCCGAGCGGCAACGGTTGCGTGACCTGTTCGGCCGCTATGTGGGTGAGGACGTGGCCCGGCGCGCCCTGGAGCGCGGCACCGAGCTGGGCGGCCAGGAACGCGATGTGGCAGTGCTTTTCGTGGACCTGGTGGGGTCGACGCATCTGGCGTCGACGATTCCGGCCGGTGACGTGGTGAACCTGCTCAACGAGTTCTTCCGGGTCATCGTCGACACCGTCAACCGGCACGGTGGATTCGTGAACAAGTTCCAGGGTGACGCGGCCCTGGCCATCTTCGGCGCACCCATCGAGCATCCCGACGCCTCCGGTGGCGCGCTGGCCGCCTCACGGGAACTTCATGACGAGCTGCTCAGCGTGCTGGGTACCGATATCGAGTTCGGTATCGGGGTCTCGGCCGGCCGGGCGATCGCCGGCCACATCGGTGCTCAGGCCCGGTTCGAGTACACCGTGATCGGCGACCCGGTGAACGAGGCGGCCCGCCTCACCGAGCTCGCCAAGCTGGAAGAGGGCCACGTGCTGGCGTCGGCGATCGCGGTCAGCGGGGCGCTGGACGCCGAGGCGCTGAGCTGGGATGTCGGCGAGATCGTCGAACTGCGTGGCCGCACCGTGCCCACCCAGCTGGCTCGGCCGATGAACCTGGTGTTGCCCCGGGACCTGGAGCGCGATGCCGCCGAGAGCGACCTGACCGACGATGATGTGCGCAGCTCGACGTAG
- the topA gene encoding type I DNA topoisomerase, translating to MAGDSGSGSKGNVRRLVIVESPTKARKIAGYLGSNYVVESSRGHIRDLPRNAADVPAKYKSEPWARLGVNVDDNFEPLYIVSPDKKSTVTELKDLLKGVDELYLATDGDREGEAIAWHLLETLKPKVPVRRMVFHEITEPAIRAAAENPRDLDIALVDAQETRRILDRLYGYEVSPVLWKKVAPKLSAGRVQSVATRIIVQRERERMAFRSAGYWDVSAELDASVSDPEATPPRFTAKLNTVDGRRIAAGRDFDSLGQLKKPDEVLVLDEASAGALAAGLRGAQLAVSSVEQKPYTRKPYAPFMTSTLQQEAARKLRFSSERTMSIAQRLYENGYITYMRTDSTTLSDSAINAARNQARQLYGDEYVHPSPRQYTRKVKNAQEAHEAIRPAGDVFQTPGQLHAQLDTDEFRLYELIWQRTVASQMADARGTTLSLRIAGTARGGEQVVFNASGRTITFPGFLKAYVESIDELAGGESDDAESRLPNLTQGQRVDAADLTADGHQTSPPARYTEASLIKALEELGIGRPSTYSSIIKTIQDRGYVQKKGSALVPSWVAFAVVGLLEQHFGRLVDYDFTAAMEDELDEIANGQEQRTNWLSNFYFGGEHGVEGSIARSGGLKHLVGGNLEGIDAREVNSIKLFDDDEGRAIVVRVGRNGPYLERMIADPDNPGELKPQRANLKDDLTPDELTLELAEKAFATPQEGRVLGVDPATGHEIVAKDGRFGPYVTEILPEPPEDPDAGTTAKKGKKPTGPKPRTGSLLRTMDLETVTLDDALKLLSLPRVVGVDPSNNEEITAQNGRYGPYLKRGTDSRSLATEEQMFTITLDEALKIYAEPKRRGRQAAAAPPLRELGTDPASGKPMVIKDGRFGPYVTDGETNASLRKGDDVASITDERASELLADRRARGPVKKAAKKAPAKKAAAKKTAAKKAPAKKAAAKKA from the coding sequence TTGGCTGGCGATAGCGGCAGCGGTAGCAAGGGGAATGTCCGGCGACTCGTAATTGTCGAGTCGCCGACCAAGGCGCGCAAGATCGCCGGCTACCTGGGCTCCAATTACGTGGTCGAATCCTCCCGCGGGCATATTCGTGATCTGCCCCGTAATGCCGCCGACGTGCCCGCCAAGTACAAATCCGAGCCGTGGGCGCGGCTCGGGGTCAATGTCGACGACAACTTCGAACCGCTCTACATCGTCAGCCCCGACAAGAAGAGCACGGTCACCGAGCTCAAGGACCTGCTCAAGGGCGTCGACGAGCTCTACCTCGCGACGGACGGTGACCGCGAGGGTGAGGCGATCGCCTGGCATCTGCTGGAGACGCTCAAGCCCAAGGTCCCGGTCCGCCGGATGGTGTTCCACGAGATCACCGAACCGGCCATCCGGGCCGCCGCGGAGAACCCCCGCGACCTGGACATCGCCCTGGTCGACGCGCAGGAGACCCGCCGCATCCTCGACCGGCTCTACGGCTACGAGGTCTCGCCCGTGCTGTGGAAGAAGGTCGCTCCGAAGCTGTCGGCGGGCCGGGTGCAGTCGGTGGCCACCCGCATCATCGTGCAGCGTGAGCGGGAGCGCATGGCGTTCCGCAGCGCCGGGTACTGGGACGTCAGCGCCGAGTTGGACGCGTCGGTCTCCGACCCGGAGGCCACCCCGCCCAGGTTCACCGCCAAGCTCAACACCGTCGACGGGCGCCGGATCGCCGCCGGTCGTGACTTCGATTCGCTCGGACAGCTGAAGAAGCCCGACGAGGTGCTCGTGCTCGACGAGGCCAGCGCCGGAGCGCTGGCAGCCGGCCTGCGCGGGGCGCAACTGGCGGTCAGCTCCGTCGAGCAGAAGCCGTACACGCGCAAGCCCTACGCGCCGTTCATGACGTCGACGCTGCAACAGGAAGCCGCCCGCAAGCTGCGGTTCTCCTCGGAGCGCACCATGAGCATCGCGCAGCGGCTGTACGAGAACGGCTACATCACCTACATGCGTACCGACTCGACGACGTTGTCGGACTCGGCGATCAACGCCGCCCGCAACCAGGCGCGTCAGCTCTACGGCGACGAATACGTGCATCCGTCGCCGCGGCAGTACACCCGCAAGGTCAAGAACGCGCAGGAGGCGCACGAGGCGATCCGGCCCGCCGGTGACGTGTTCCAGACGCCCGGCCAGCTGCACGCGCAGCTCGACACCGACGAGTTCCGGCTCTACGAACTGATCTGGCAGCGCACAGTGGCCTCGCAGATGGCCGACGCGCGCGGCACGACGCTGTCGCTGCGCATCGCCGGTACCGCCCGTGGCGGCGAGCAGGTCGTCTTCAACGCGTCCGGCCGCACCATCACCTTCCCCGGCTTCCTCAAGGCCTACGTCGAGAGCATCGACGAGCTGGCCGGCGGCGAGTCCGACGACGCCGAGAGCCGGCTGCCGAACCTGACGCAGGGTCAGCGCGTGGACGCCGCCGACCTCACCGCCGACGGCCACCAGACCAGCCCGCCGGCCCGCTACACCGAGGCCTCGCTGATCAAGGCCCTCGAAGAGCTGGGTATCGGCCGCCCGTCGACGTACAGCTCGATCATCAAGACCATCCAGGACCGCGGCTACGTGCAGAAGAAGGGCAGCGCGCTGGTGCCGTCCTGGGTCGCCTTCGCTGTGGTGGGCCTGTTGGAGCAGCACTTCGGTCGGCTGGTGGATTACGACTTCACCGCGGCCATGGAGGACGAGCTCGACGAGATCGCCAACGGCCAGGAGCAGCGCACCAACTGGCTGTCGAACTTCTACTTCGGCGGTGAGCACGGCGTCGAGGGCTCGATCGCCCGGTCCGGCGGCCTCAAGCACCTCGTCGGCGGGAACCTCGAAGGTATCGACGCGCGAGAAGTCAACTCCATCAAGCTCTTTGATGATGACGAGGGTCGCGCGATCGTGGTTCGGGTCGGCCGCAACGGGCCGTACCTGGAACGCATGATTGCCGATCCGGACAATCCGGGTGAGCTCAAGCCGCAGCGCGCCAACCTCAAAGACGATCTGACCCCCGATGAGCTGACACTGGAGTTGGCCGAGAAGGCTTTCGCCACACCGCAAGAAGGTCGGGTGCTGGGCGTCGATCCGGCGACGGGCCACGAGATCGTCGCCAAGGACGGACGTTTCGGTCCCTACGTCACCGAGATCCTGCCGGAACCCCCGGAGGATCCGGACGCGGGCACGACGGCCAAGAAGGGCAAGAAGCCCACCGGACCCAAGCCGCGCACCGGATCCCTGTTGCGCACAATGGATTTGGAGACGGTGACGCTCGACGACGCGCTCAAGCTGCTGTCGTTGCCGCGCGTGGTCGGGGTCGACCCGTCCAACAACGAGGAGATCACCGCGCAGAACGGTCGCTACGGGCCATACCTCAAGCGCGGCACCGACTCCCGCTCGCTGGCCACCGAGGAGCAGATGTTCACCATCACCCTCGACGAGGCGCTCAAGATCTATGCCGAGCCCAAACGACGTGGGCGCCAGGCCGCTGCGGCCCCGCCGCTGCGGGAGCTGGGCACCGACCCGGCCTCGGGCAAGCCGATGGTGATCAAGGATGGCCGATTCGGTCCGTATGTCACCGACGGTGAGACCAACGCCAGCCTGCGCAAGGGCGACGACGTCGCCTCGATCACCGACGAGCGGGCCTCGGAACTGCTGGCCGATCGCCGGGCCCGCGGGCCAGTGAAGAAGGCGGCGAAGAAGGCTCCGGCCAAGAAAGCGGCCGCCAAGAAGACCGCTGCCAAGAAGGCCCCGGCGAAAAAGGCTGCCGCCAAGAAGGCCTGA
- a CDS encoding cold-shock protein, protein MPQGTVKWFNAEKGFGFIAPEDGSADVFVHYTEIQGSGFRTLEENQKVEFEVGQSPKGPQATGVRAI, encoded by the coding sequence ATGCCACAGGGAACTGTGAAGTGGTTCAACGCGGAAAAGGGCTTCGGCTTCATTGCTCCGGAGGACGGCTCTGCCGACGTGTTTGTCCACTACACGGAGATTCAGGGCAGCGGATTCCGCACCCTGGAGGAGAACCAGAAGGTTGAGTTCGAGGTTGGCCAGAGCCCCAAGGGGCCGCAGGCCACGGGTGTTCGGGCCATCTGA